One stretch of Brachyhypopomus gauderio isolate BG-103 chromosome 10, BGAUD_0.2, whole genome shotgun sequence DNA includes these proteins:
- the LOC143525753 gene encoding uncharacterized protein LOC143525753 isoform X4, whose translation MVGEMMIIASPLLICYCILSAFLSYNTLVFGGAEVPTVTSGETVTLKCPSAFKKYYTLDVEWGRDGGILCKYKIKQNSITHYYYCSPQLKENSEIFGLIVTNFTSRDAGLYNCTVTRLIPPPSEDKHSTFKLEVNASLTLQHLNSSDMTCVDLLCSMEGLREEKLNFTWSKADKELLHLHNMSMRNMSSRLRLCEPAWRYGDTLTCHASYANDSVVYSRAITLTGSQSLSCYPAVRVSCFIATFIIIIVMWVTSNICAHLKGATDPRSALKAALLAVAQEAVLNDI comes from the exons ATGGTTGGGGAGATGATGATCATAGCCTCTCCACTACTGATATGCTACTGCATCCTGTCAGCTTTCCTGTCGTATAACACACTTGTGTTTGGAG GTGCCGAAGTTCCAACGGTGACCAGTGGAGAGACGGTCACTCTAAAGTGCCCTTCAGCCTTTAAGAAATATTATACTCTTGATGTTGAGTGGGGGAGGGATGGGGGCATTTTAtgtaaatataaaattaaacaaaacagtATTACCCATTACTATTATTGCAGCCCTCAGTTAAAAGAAAATTCAGAAATATTTGGACTGATCGTGACAAACTTTACAAGCAGAGATGCTGGTCTGTATAACTGCACTGTAACCAGACTGATACCACCACCATCAGAGGACAAACATTCAACATTTAAGCTTGAAGTTAATG CAAGTCTCACCCTGCAGCATCTGAACAGCAGTGATATGACGTGTGTGGACCTGCTCTGTTCTATGGAAGGTCTTCGTGAAGAGAAGCTGAACTTCACCTGGTCAAAGGCAGATAAGGAGCTTCTACACCTCCACAATATGAGCATGAGAAACATGAGCAGCAGGCTGAGACTCTGTGAACCAGCGTGGAGATACGGAGACACACTGACCTGCCACGCCAGCTACGCTAACGACAGCGTAGTCTACAGCAGGGCCATAACACTCACAG gtTCACAATCACTGTCCTGCTACCCTGCTGTCCGTGTGTCCTGTTTCATCGCCACCTTCATCATTATCATCGTAATGTGGGTAACGTCAAACATTTGTGCAC ACCTGAAGGGTGcaactgatcccagatcagcactGAAGGCTGCTTTGCTGGCTGTCGCACaagaggctgttttgaatgaCATTTGA
- the LOC143525753 gene encoding uncharacterized protein LOC143525753 isoform X6, translating into MVGEMMIIASPLLICYCILSAFLSYNTLVFGGAEVPTVTSGETVTLKCPSAFKKYYTLDVEWGRDGGILCKYKIKQNSITHYYYCSPQLKENSEIFGLIVTNFTSRDAGLYNCTVTRLIPPPSEDKHSTFKLEVNASLTLQHLNSSDMTCVDLLCSMEGLREEKLNFTWSKADKELLHLHNMSMRNMSSRLRLCEPAWRYGDTLTCHASYANDSVVYSRAITLTGSQSLSCYPAVRVSCFIATFIIIIVML; encoded by the exons ATGGTTGGGGAGATGATGATCATAGCCTCTCCACTACTGATATGCTACTGCATCCTGTCAGCTTTCCTGTCGTATAACACACTTGTGTTTGGAG GTGCCGAAGTTCCAACGGTGACCAGTGGAGAGACGGTCACTCTAAAGTGCCCTTCAGCCTTTAAGAAATATTATACTCTTGATGTTGAGTGGGGGAGGGATGGGGGCATTTTAtgtaaatataaaattaaacaaaacagtATTACCCATTACTATTATTGCAGCCCTCAGTTAAAAGAAAATTCAGAAATATTTGGACTGATCGTGACAAACTTTACAAGCAGAGATGCTGGTCTGTATAACTGCACTGTAACCAGACTGATACCACCACCATCAGAGGACAAACATTCAACATTTAAGCTTGAAGTTAATG CAAGTCTCACCCTGCAGCATCTGAACAGCAGTGATATGACGTGTGTGGACCTGCTCTGTTCTATGGAAGGTCTTCGTGAAGAGAAGCTGAACTTCACCTGGTCAAAGGCAGATAAGGAGCTTCTACACCTCCACAATATGAGCATGAGAAACATGAGCAGCAGGCTGAGACTCTGTGAACCAGCGTGGAGATACGGAGACACACTGACCTGCCACGCCAGCTACGCTAACGACAGCGTAGTCTACAGCAGGGCCATAACACTCACAG gtTCACAATCACTGTCCTGCTACCCTGCTGTCCGTGTGTCCTGTTTCATCGCCACCTTCATCATTATCATCGTAAT GCTGTAA
- the LOC143525753 gene encoding uncharacterized protein LOC143525753 isoform X5: MVGEMMIIASPLLICYCILSAFLSYNTLVFGGAEVPTVTSGETVTLKCPSAFKKYYTLDVEWGRDGGILCKYKIKQNSITHYYYCSPQLKENSEIFGLIVTNFTSRDAGLYNCTVTRLIPPPSEDKHSTFKLEVNASLTLQHLNSSDMTCVDLLCSMEGLREEKLNFTWSKADKELLHLHNMSMRNMSSRLRLCEPAWRYGDTLTCHASYANDSVVYSRAITLTGSQSLSCYPAVRVSCFIATFIIIIVMWVTSNICARCKLGWCRSAVPP, translated from the exons ATGGTTGGGGAGATGATGATCATAGCCTCTCCACTACTGATATGCTACTGCATCCTGTCAGCTTTCCTGTCGTATAACACACTTGTGTTTGGAG GTGCCGAAGTTCCAACGGTGACCAGTGGAGAGACGGTCACTCTAAAGTGCCCTTCAGCCTTTAAGAAATATTATACTCTTGATGTTGAGTGGGGGAGGGATGGGGGCATTTTAtgtaaatataaaattaaacaaaacagtATTACCCATTACTATTATTGCAGCCCTCAGTTAAAAGAAAATTCAGAAATATTTGGACTGATCGTGACAAACTTTACAAGCAGAGATGCTGGTCTGTATAACTGCACTGTAACCAGACTGATACCACCACCATCAGAGGACAAACATTCAACATTTAAGCTTGAAGTTAATG CAAGTCTCACCCTGCAGCATCTGAACAGCAGTGATATGACGTGTGTGGACCTGCTCTGTTCTATGGAAGGTCTTCGTGAAGAGAAGCTGAACTTCACCTGGTCAAAGGCAGATAAGGAGCTTCTACACCTCCACAATATGAGCATGAGAAACATGAGCAGCAGGCTGAGACTCTGTGAACCAGCGTGGAGATACGGAGACACACTGACCTGCCACGCCAGCTACGCTAACGACAGCGTAGTCTACAGCAGGGCCATAACACTCACAG gtTCACAATCACTGTCCTGCTACCCTGCTGTCCGTGTGTCCTGTTTCATCGCCACCTTCATCATTATCATCGTAATGTGGGTAACGTCAAACATTTGTGCAC GCTGTAAGCTGGGCTGGTGCAGATCAGCAGTGCCTCCATGa
- the LOC143525753 gene encoding uncharacterized protein LOC143525753 isoform X2: MLVRLSCFLPALLFCSATTAGAKVTPVTSGETVTLKCPSAFEKNDTVDVEWGRDGGFLCKYQIKKNNITHYYYCSPQLKENSEMFRLTVTDVTSRDAGLYNCTVTRLIPPPSEDRYSTFRLEVNASLTLQHLNSSDVTCVDLLCSMEGLREEKLNFTWSKADKELLHLHNMNMRNMSSRLRLCEPAWRYGDTLTCHASYANDSVVYSRAITLTENSNTSRMVVVISIISSLGLLLLLLLLSVAVYKYRKRRMASEAVVFNNKVYENFSFFTARPNAEPSDVSYPRGNGRSNPQRAQGTQGEESIYEN; encoded by the exons ATGCTTGTCCGGTTATCATGTTTTCTGCCAGCTTTACTCTTTTGTTCTGCCACAACTGCAG GTGCCAAAGTTACTCCAGTGACCAGTGGAGAGACAGTCACTCTAAAGTGCCCTTCAGCCTTTGAGAAGAATGATACAGTTGATGTTGAGTGGGGGAGGGATGGGGGCTTTTTatgtaaatatcaaattaaAAAGAACAATATTACCCATTACTATTATTGCAGCCCTCAGTTAAAAGAAAATTCAGAAATGTTTAGACTGACCGTGACTGATGTTACAAGCAGAGACGCTGGTCTGTATAACTGCACTGTAACCAGACTGATACCACCACCATCAGAGGACAGATATTCAACATTTAGGCTTGAAGTTAATG CAAGTCTCACCCTGCAGCATCTGAACAGTAGTGATGTGACGTGTGTGGACCTGCTCTGTTCTATGGAAGGTCTTCGTGAAGAGAAGCTGAACTTCACCTGGTCAAAGGCAGATAAGGAGCTTCTACACCTCCACAATATGAACATGAGAAACATGAGCAGCAGGCTGAGACTCTGTGAACCAGCGTGGAGATACGGAGACACACTGACCTGCCACGCCAGCTACGCTAACGACAGCGTAGTCTACAGCAGGGCCATAACACTCACAG AGAACTCCAACACCAGTCGGATGGTGGTCGTCATCTCCATCATCTCATCTCTGggactgctcctcctcctcctcctcctcagcgtGGCCGTCTATAAAT aCAGGAAGAGGAGAATGGCAAGTGAAGCTGTGGTATTCAACAACAAGGTCTACGAGAACTTTAGTTTCTTCACTGCCAGACCCAACGCTGAGCCCAGTGATGTATCATATCCCAGAGGTAATGGTAGATCTAACCCACAGAGAGCCCAAGGAACTCAGGGGGAAGAGAGTATCTACGAGAACTAA
- the LOC143525753 gene encoding uncharacterized protein LOC143525753 isoform X1 produces the protein MCADVYVLSKFIVRVLSTSAGRVLMVFGCFVISAKVTPVTSGETVTLKCPSAFEKNDTVDVEWGRDGGFLCKYQIKKNNITHYYYCSPQLKENSEMFRLTVTDVTSRDAGLYNCTVTRLIPPPSEDRYSTFRLEVNASLTLQHLNSSDVTCVDLLCSMEGLREEKLNFTWSKADKELLHLHNMNMRNMSSRLRLCEPAWRYGDTLTCHASYANDSVVYSRAITLTENSNTSRMVVVISIISSLGLLLLLLLLSVAVYKYRKRRMASEAVVFNNKVYENFSFFTARPNAEPSDVSYPRGNGRSNPQRAQGTQGEESIYEN, from the exons ATGTGTGCTGATGTCTACGTACTTTCCAAGTTTATTGTGAGGGTTTTAAGCACCAGTGCTGGCCGCGTATTGATGGTCTTCGGTTGTTTCGTGATAA GTGCCAAAGTTACTCCAGTGACCAGTGGAGAGACAGTCACTCTAAAGTGCCCTTCAGCCTTTGAGAAGAATGATACAGTTGATGTTGAGTGGGGGAGGGATGGGGGCTTTTTatgtaaatatcaaattaaAAAGAACAATATTACCCATTACTATTATTGCAGCCCTCAGTTAAAAGAAAATTCAGAAATGTTTAGACTGACCGTGACTGATGTTACAAGCAGAGACGCTGGTCTGTATAACTGCACTGTAACCAGACTGATACCACCACCATCAGAGGACAGATATTCAACATTTAGGCTTGAAGTTAATG CAAGTCTCACCCTGCAGCATCTGAACAGTAGTGATGTGACGTGTGTGGACCTGCTCTGTTCTATGGAAGGTCTTCGTGAAGAGAAGCTGAACTTCACCTGGTCAAAGGCAGATAAGGAGCTTCTACACCTCCACAATATGAACATGAGAAACATGAGCAGCAGGCTGAGACTCTGTGAACCAGCGTGGAGATACGGAGACACACTGACCTGCCACGCCAGCTACGCTAACGACAGCGTAGTCTACAGCAGGGCCATAACACTCACAG AGAACTCCAACACCAGTCGGATGGTGGTCGTCATCTCCATCATCTCATCTCTGggactgctcctcctcctcctcctcctcagcgtGGCCGTCTATAAAT aCAGGAAGAGGAGAATGGCAAGTGAAGCTGTGGTATTCAACAACAAGGTCTACGAGAACTTTAGTTTCTTCACTGCCAGACCCAACGCTGAGCCCAGTGATGTATCATATCCCAGAGGTAATGGTAGATCTAACCCACAGAGAGCCCAAGGAACTCAGGGGGAAGAGAGTATCTACGAGAACTAA
- the LOC143525753 gene encoding uncharacterized protein LOC143525753 isoform X7: protein MCADVYVLSKFIVRVLSTSAGRVLMVFGCFVISAKVTPVTSGETVTLKCPSAFEKNDTVDVEWGRDGGFLCLREEKLNFTWSKADKELLHLHNMNMRNMSSRLRLCEPAWRYGDTLTCHASYANDSVVYSRAITLTENSNTSRMVVVISIISSLGLLLLLLLLSVAVYKYRKRRMASEAVVFNNKVYENFSFFTARPNAEPSDVSYPRGNGRSNPQRAQGTQGEESIYEN from the exons ATGTGTGCTGATGTCTACGTACTTTCCAAGTTTATTGTGAGGGTTTTAAGCACCAGTGCTGGCCGCGTATTGATGGTCTTCGGTTGTTTCGTGATAA GTGCCAAAGTTACTCCAGTGACCAGTGGAGAGACAGTCACTCTAAAGTGCCCTTCAGCCTTTGAGAAGAATGATACAGTTGATGTTGAGTGGGGGAGGGATGGGGGCTTTTTat GTCTTCGTGAAGAGAAGCTGAACTTCACCTGGTCAAAGGCAGATAAGGAGCTTCTACACCTCCACAATATGAACATGAGAAACATGAGCAGCAGGCTGAGACTCTGTGAACCAGCGTGGAGATACGGAGACACACTGACCTGCCACGCCAGCTACGCTAACGACAGCGTAGTCTACAGCAGGGCCATAACACTCACAG AGAACTCCAACACCAGTCGGATGGTGGTCGTCATCTCCATCATCTCATCTCTGggactgctcctcctcctcctcctcctcagcgtGGCCGTCTATAAAT aCAGGAAGAGGAGAATGGCAAGTGAAGCTGTGGTATTCAACAACAAGGTCTACGAGAACTTTAGTTTCTTCACTGCCAGACCCAACGCTGAGCCCAGTGATGTATCATATCCCAGAGGTAATGGTAGATCTAACCCACAGAGAGCCCAAGGAACTCAGGGGGAAGAGAGTATCTACGAGAACTAA
- the LOC143525753 gene encoding uncharacterized protein LOC143525753 isoform X3 — MCADVYVLSKFIVRVLSTSAGRVLMVFGCFVISAKVTPVTSGETVTLKCPSAFEKNDTVDVEWGRDGGFLCKYQIKKNNITHYYYCSPQLKENSEMFRLTVTDVTSRDAGLYNCTVTRLIPPPSEDRYSTFRLEVNGLREEKLNFTWSKADKELLHLHNMNMRNMSSRLRLCEPAWRYGDTLTCHASYANDSVVYSRAITLTENSNTSRMVVVISIISSLGLLLLLLLLSVAVYKYRKRRMASEAVVFNNKVYENFSFFTARPNAEPSDVSYPRGNGRSNPQRAQGTQGEESIYEN; from the exons ATGTGTGCTGATGTCTACGTACTTTCCAAGTTTATTGTGAGGGTTTTAAGCACCAGTGCTGGCCGCGTATTGATGGTCTTCGGTTGTTTCGTGATAA GTGCCAAAGTTACTCCAGTGACCAGTGGAGAGACAGTCACTCTAAAGTGCCCTTCAGCCTTTGAGAAGAATGATACAGTTGATGTTGAGTGGGGGAGGGATGGGGGCTTTTTatgtaaatatcaaattaaAAAGAACAATATTACCCATTACTATTATTGCAGCCCTCAGTTAAAAGAAAATTCAGAAATGTTTAGACTGACCGTGACTGATGTTACAAGCAGAGACGCTGGTCTGTATAACTGCACTGTAACCAGACTGATACCACCACCATCAGAGGACAGATATTCAACATTTAGGCTTGAAGTTAATG GTCTTCGTGAAGAGAAGCTGAACTTCACCTGGTCAAAGGCAGATAAGGAGCTTCTACACCTCCACAATATGAACATGAGAAACATGAGCAGCAGGCTGAGACTCTGTGAACCAGCGTGGAGATACGGAGACACACTGACCTGCCACGCCAGCTACGCTAACGACAGCGTAGTCTACAGCAGGGCCATAACACTCACAG AGAACTCCAACACCAGTCGGATGGTGGTCGTCATCTCCATCATCTCATCTCTGggactgctcctcctcctcctcctcctcagcgtGGCCGTCTATAAAT aCAGGAAGAGGAGAATGGCAAGTGAAGCTGTGGTATTCAACAACAAGGTCTACGAGAACTTTAGTTTCTTCACTGCCAGACCCAACGCTGAGCCCAGTGATGTATCATATCCCAGAGGTAATGGTAGATCTAACCCACAGAGAGCCCAAGGAACTCAGGGGGAAGAGAGTATCTACGAGAACTAA
- the LOC143525753 gene encoding uncharacterized protein LOC143525753 isoform X9 yields MIQLIDAGLYNCTVTRLIPPPSEDRYSTFRLEVNASLTLQHLNSSDVTCVDLLCSMEGLREEKLNFTWSKADKELLHLHNMNMRNMSSRLRLCEPAWRYGDTLTCHASYANDSVVYSRAITLTENSNTSRMVVVISIISSLGLLLLLLLLSVAVYKYRKRRMASEAVVFNNKVYENFSFFTARPNAEPSDVSYPRGNGRSNPQRAQGTQGEESIYEN; encoded by the exons ATGATACAGTTGAT AGACGCTGGTCTGTATAACTGCACTGTAACCAGACTGATACCACCACCATCAGAGGACAGATATTCAACATTTAGGCTTGAAGTTAATG CAAGTCTCACCCTGCAGCATCTGAACAGTAGTGATGTGACGTGTGTGGACCTGCTCTGTTCTATGGAAGGTCTTCGTGAAGAGAAGCTGAACTTCACCTGGTCAAAGGCAGATAAGGAGCTTCTACACCTCCACAATATGAACATGAGAAACATGAGCAGCAGGCTGAGACTCTGTGAACCAGCGTGGAGATACGGAGACACACTGACCTGCCACGCCAGCTACGCTAACGACAGCGTAGTCTACAGCAGGGCCATAACACTCACAG AGAACTCCAACACCAGTCGGATGGTGGTCGTCATCTCCATCATCTCATCTCTGggactgctcctcctcctcctcctcctcagcgtGGCCGTCTATAAAT aCAGGAAGAGGAGAATGGCAAGTGAAGCTGTGGTATTCAACAACAAGGTCTACGAGAACTTTAGTTTCTTCACTGCCAGACCCAACGCTGAGCCCAGTGATGTATCATATCCCAGAGGTAATGGTAGATCTAACCCACAGAGAGCCCAAGGAACTCAGGGGGAAGAGAGTATCTACGAGAACTAA
- the LOC143525753 gene encoding uncharacterized protein LOC143525753 isoform X8 — translation MFRLTVTDVTSRDAGLYNCTVTRLIPPPSEDRYSTFRLEVNASLTLQHLNSSDVTCVDLLCSMEGLREEKLNFTWSKADKELLHLHNMNMRNMSSRLRLCEPAWRYGDTLTCHASYANDSVVYSRAITLTENSNTSRMVVVISIISSLGLLLLLLLLSVAVYKYRKRRMASEAVVFNNKVYENFSFFTARPNAEPSDVSYPRGNGRSNPQRAQGTQGEESIYEN, via the exons ATGTTTAGACTGACCGTGACTGATGTTACAAGCAGAGACGCTGGTCTGTATAACTGCACTGTAACCAGACTGATACCACCACCATCAGAGGACAGATATTCAACATTTAGGCTTGAAGTTAATG CAAGTCTCACCCTGCAGCATCTGAACAGTAGTGATGTGACGTGTGTGGACCTGCTCTGTTCTATGGAAGGTCTTCGTGAAGAGAAGCTGAACTTCACCTGGTCAAAGGCAGATAAGGAGCTTCTACACCTCCACAATATGAACATGAGAAACATGAGCAGCAGGCTGAGACTCTGTGAACCAGCGTGGAGATACGGAGACACACTGACCTGCCACGCCAGCTACGCTAACGACAGCGTAGTCTACAGCAGGGCCATAACACTCACAG AGAACTCCAACACCAGTCGGATGGTGGTCGTCATCTCCATCATCTCATCTCTGggactgctcctcctcctcctcctcctcagcgtGGCCGTCTATAAAT aCAGGAAGAGGAGAATGGCAAGTGAAGCTGTGGTATTCAACAACAAGGTCTACGAGAACTTTAGTTTCTTCACTGCCAGACCCAACGCTGAGCCCAGTGATGTATCATATCCCAGAGGTAATGGTAGATCTAACCCACAGAGAGCCCAAGGAACTCAGGGGGAAGAGAGTATCTACGAGAACTAA